The DNA region CTGAGAAAAAAGATCTGAAGTTACCTTGGAAGGCCTATGCAGCCTTGACTGGTCAAATTGCATAGGCCATTATTGAGCTTAGTACCATTTCGACTAGCATGTAGTATGTATTACTATAATGGATATGATAGGCTGTAGTTGATGTGAATGATGATGGAGCCTCTGAGTTACAGGATGGCAAATGTTTTCTTCATTAACTTCTAGGTTTGTACAGATTTGCATGTTACCTCatagtcccccccccccccccccccctattATTTGGTATACTCAAGTTGTCGTATGAACCTGGTTTTGCTTCAACAAGAATGGCTGGATGTTGTGCATGTAGAAAGAATCATTCATTTCTGTGTAGTGTTTCTTGCTTATGTTGGATTTTTGTCAAAATATTCTTGCAATAGACATTTTCAGAATACCCAATGCTTGCCATGGGCATTGACCAAATGTAGTGCAGCACTGGTCACACTCCTTGTAGGTTTATTTTACCAGCATTTACACTGTCCTAATGGATTGGATTCATCTCAGAAGGTGCACAGTCGTGTGTTAACATTGTACTGGCCAGAGGAGATTAGGACTAAGCATGGGGGCTCCAAAACAGAGGTGGACATCTGAGGAAGAAGCTGCTCTTAGAGCTGGAATAGCAAGGCACGGAGTTGGAAAATGGCGCACAATATTGAAAGACCCAGATTTTAGTTCCACCTTGTGCTACCGCTCAAATGTTGACCTCAAGGTTCGAATTTTTCGCTTTATTCTTCTTACCTAAACTTGTTTTAATGAATGGCAttccaaattctctatttgTTGAAATTATGAATTATCTGTAAATTTCCACATGTTATCTTCAGTCTCAATTTGCATCCTTCAATTGTACTAATTACTGCTTAGGACAAATGGCGCAACATGAATGTAATTGTCAGTACATCGAGTTCTCGTGACAAGGGAAAGGCCGCAGTGAAGAAAATACGAACAACTCCCAAGAATAATGAACACACCACAGCAATCAGCATAGTTACTTCTGATATTGATGATGAGATTGTTGATGACAAGCCTGTAGCATCAGTGCCTAGTGAAGCACAGAATGCATCGAATCCAAAGAAATCTCACTCGAGGTATATGTATAAGTGTAATGCACAAATCTAGCATTTATCTCTTTTTTGTATCTGTTGTCAGTAGAAAAACTACTTTGGATGCTCTATCTTAGTTTAATAGCTTTCCTGCAGACTGGATAATATTATAATGGAGGCTATAAAGAGCTTAAATGAGCCTACAGGGTCTCACAGAACTACTATTGCTAATTACATAGAGGTACGGGTGTCCTTTTGTTCCTTTCCAGTACTAGATCGATATGTTCAATGGTATGCTTACAAATGAGCATTCCTAATGTTGTGTCTTCTGTAAGGCTTATGTCTAATACTATTGCCTCGCGCTCCTTCATCCACAATCATCTACTTTTATTATTAGCCTTTATTTTTGCTTCTCATGTAACTAGTGTGGCCCTGGTGGACGCTTTCCATGGTACAATTCGTCTTAGACTCCTTTTCTTCTTAATACAATGATGTGTGGTTCCCCTGTGTGTTCGAGAGAAAAAAAGTGTTCATTTTTGCATTTTCTGTATATGTTTGATTTTGGGGAGCTTAACATTTTACATAGCAGACAGCTTGTCGTAGATGGATTCAACATTTATCTTCGATATTGTCACACAAATCAGATTAGGCGGATCTACCCATTTGCCACCACTTCTCCCAAATTGGCAGGCTACCTGATTAGGTGACGGTACCGTACGATTCATATTTGTTTGAAGCTCATTACGCCTGAAAATATAAGCAAAATTGCAAACGCAGCTCTGTACCAGATTACCAGAAATTAAAACCACACTACACCTAACCTGTCTGTATTGTACCAAAAGAAATTATTAGACCCAATAGTTAGGAAAATCTGTTTACATAAGGTTTCCTGTGTCTTTTTGTGCAAGAACCGCAACCAACTTTGTGTTCACCTTCTTACTGCTTCTTGAGAGGCAAGCTGTTGTGTTGTATCTTCTTGCAGAGTTCTGGTGTCATTTGTAATTATCATGTTTACACTTGATTTTTTGCAAGTTTTTAAAATGAGCCATGCTTGCTATTATGTGCTACATGTAGAATCagtttcttatatttttacCCTGGTTCTGTGTAGGAGCAATATTGGCCACCTAGTGATTTTGATCACTTACTATCTGCAAAACTGAAGGACTTAGCCACCATTGGCAAATTGATAAAGGTACGTCTTGcaggaagggaaaaaaaaaggctAATTCCATAGTCCATAGGTGAAACTATATGCCATACTAAGTGGCTGCATTCAGTTAATTATGTGGCgtaattacatataacctttgTGCGAATCTTCATAATCCTATTTTTCATGCAATTGGAATAGTTGACATGCCATATTTGTGAAAACAGTATATATGAAGATTTCCCAAGATATCCATGATAGGGGATACATGTTTGCGCTTACATGCCATATTTACTAAAAGGTGCATGCACTTGTTCAGGCATACACCGTCAATGTTTGTGATCTGTGAGTTTCAACAAACAATTTTGCATGCTATTTATTGTTCAATTTCATGTTGAATCCTTGTCGAACTGCATGCTTGCTATTTTTCTTGTACTTAGCAAAATGCCATGTTTCTATTGTGTTCATGACTCATCTTTGAATGCTTAACGTGCCTGCTTCGAGCTAATCTGAATGGGCTATTTGTTAGTTTGTTACACCGTGAAAACAGACTATTTGTTATCTTGGCGCTAGGCAATAGTTACTACCCATGCTAAGAATCTAGAGCATTTCAGCATGTGACCCTTGGGATGATTACAGGTGAATCGGAAGTACAGGATAGCACCTAGCTCGCCTAATTTAGAGGGCCGAAGCCCCAAAATGCTTCTGTTGGAAGACTTGCAAAGAGAGCCCATCAAAATGGGGAACAATGACAGTAAAACCCTTACGAGATCTCAAGTTGATGCTGAATTGGCACGTATGGCAACCATGACTGCTGAGGAAGCTTCAGCGGCTGCTGCTCGTGCAGTTGCTGAAGCAGAGGCTATCATGGCAGAAGCTGAAGCAGCAGCGAGAGAAGCAGAGGCTGCAGAAGCAGACGCCCAAGCTGCACAAGCCTTTGCTGAAGCAGCATTTTTGACACTGAAGAACAGAAACGCTGCAAAATTGGTAATAGTTCTAGTCCACAGATCCCTTTGTTATATGTCCTATTGTCCTTTCACATGTAGAGCCAGGTTTCATAACCCCTTCTGCAACTGATTGATTACTTCTGGTTACTTAAAAGAAAATCCTGAAATGATCAAGTCCTCATAAATCTATTCCCATAATAGCAGTTGTAAATAGTAAAGGCACTTGCAACAAGATGTGAAAAATATTCGTTCTAACTTATGTTTTTGCTGTTCTTGCACTAAATTATGCATGGTACTTAAGAGTTAAGATTAACATTTGGAAAACAAAGGAAAAAGGTTTTGTGCGGGGTAGAGCAAAAAGTGAAGTCTGCTCTACAGCGTTTGGTTAGTGAGTGTAACTGCTGTAGTATTTCCTCACGTATAAATTGCATTGTAGCTCCCATTGCATCCCTATTTGATTTCCATTTTCTTTAGGGTTAAGATGTCCAATTTTAAAACCCCTCATGAGATAAATATGATCAACCACCATTTATATTTGGCTGTCATAGTTGTGAAATATGTGCACTGCTGCTCCATTTGGAAATTATCAATTCTGTGTACATAAGGATAAAACTACAGTTTCTGACATTTGTCAAAGGAACTTGCTTTTTACTGTTTTTTATTTCAACTATTATGTAGGAAAAACTATTCCACTGCACAATGTTCGCATATTCTGATACCGTGAACCACCTGCAAAAGAAACATATAATTAAACATCTTTTCAGTCAGAAAGTTTATTGCTGTTTTTGTGTATATCCTAAATATATATGGCATATAATTTTTGTGTGCAGTTTTATGACCCTTATTTAGATTTGAAGGATAAAATACACTGAGCCCTTTGGAGAAAGCAACCCCTTTGCAGTGTCAATCTTTTGCTTTAACCTTTGTGAACTTCTCAATTTGAATGTGCTacattatttatttattttgagATTGATATTGGACAGCTGTACTATCAGAAACAAAATGATAAGAGCTGGCCCAGATATGCACTTTTACATAAATAAGAAAGTAAAACTACACAAATACAGATGTTCCTCAGCTGTGACAGACCTGTTGATTTTACAAATAAGAGAGGAATGCTACTGTGATATGCTGATCTAACAAATAAGAAAGAAATCGCTACTGTGATATGCTGCTCCATCAGATTCTGACACCTTGGTGTTCATTCGCAGATGGCCCAAGCTTGATGCTACTCAGCAGCTGTTCCAGACCAGCGCTGCCGTGGTGTTGCCAGCTACTACCTGTGTTCAACTGTACATGTTTACTGTTGTCACTGTTGTCCGGTTAAAAGCAGCTGTCCCGGTGGTTGTATCTTGCATCACGTTTATGTTACTGGGAGAGCCATGTGAGCTCCAACCCATGGCCACCGGCAACATTACCAGCCTGCAAACCCATTTCAGAAAACCCAGTGCCATTCCCTGGCCCTCCACTATCCTGGACACGCTAA from Panicum hallii strain FIL2 chromosome 9, PHallii_v3.1, whole genome shotgun sequence includes:
- the LOC112876483 gene encoding single myb histone 6 isoform X2 — translated: MGAPKQRWTSEEEAALRAGIARHGVGKWRTILKDPDFSSTLCYRSNVDLKDKWRNMNVIVSTSSSRDKGKAAVKKIRTTPKNNEHTTAISIVTSDIDDEIVDDKPVASVPSEAQNASNPKKSHSRLDNIIMEAIKSLNEPTGSHRTTIANYIEEQYWPPSDFDHLLSAKLKDLATIGKLIKVNRKYRIAPSSPNLEGRSPKMLLLEDLQREPIKMGNNDSKTLTRSQVDAELARMATMTAEEASAAAARAVAEAEAIMAEAEAAAREAEAAEADAQAAQAFAEAAFLTLKNRNAAKLMAQA
- the LOC112876483 gene encoding single myb histone 6 isoform X3 yields the protein MLTSSTSSSRDKGKAAVKKIRTTPKNNEHTTAISIVTSDIDDEIVDDKPVASVPSEAQNASNPKKSHSRLDNIIMEAIKSLNEPTGSHRTTIANYIEEQYWPPSDFDHLLSAKLKDLATIGKLIKVNRKYRIAPSSPNLEGRSPKMLLLEDLQREPIKMGNNDSKTLTRSQVDAELARMATMTAEEASAAAARAVAEAEAIMAEAEAAAREAEAAEADAQAAQAFAEAAFLTLKNRNAAKLFYDPYLDLKDKIH
- the LOC112876483 gene encoding single myb histone 6 isoform X1 — its product is MGAPKQRWTSEEEAALRAGIARHGVGKWRTILKDPDFSSTLCYRSNVDLKDKWRNMNVIVSTSSSRDKGKAAVKKIRTTPKNNEHTTAISIVTSDIDDEIVDDKPVASVPSEAQNASNPKKSHSRLDNIIMEAIKSLNEPTGSHRTTIANYIEEQYWPPSDFDHLLSAKLKDLATIGKLIKVNRKYRIAPSSPNLEGRSPKMLLLEDLQREPIKMGNNDSKTLTRSQVDAELARMATMTAEEASAAAARAVAEAEAIMAEAEAAAREAEAAEADAQAAQAFAEAAFLTLKNRNAAKLFYDPYLDLKDKIH